The DNA region GCTACGATGATGCCGCGCCAATCTCCATTGGTCTGATTGGAAATGGAGGCCACGGTCTGGCTGAGATTTGCCTTCAGCTTGCTCCAATCGCGCGCGTTGTCCTGATGTCGGACCGGGATGATGAAGGTGACAAGTGGCATCGAATTCCCCCTTAAGCCCGCAGGCCCACAGCTTCTTTCTCCGCGACGCGTCCGTTGGCAGCCTGCTGACGCGCCCACTCGATTCCGTCTTCGAGCGATGTCGCTTTGTAGGAAAGGTCGGTACCGCCGGAGAAAGCATTCATGAAGCGGCGGATCTTTCCATAGCTGTTGTCCAGCACCGCATGCGGACGGCCGAGCAGCAGCGAGCAGATATGGACGTGCAAGCGATCGGTCACGATCGCGCGGGCGCGCGAAATCTGACTGATGCCACGCTCGAAGCGGTTATGAGCCGCAGCGTCCAGCCTGCGCAAGGCAACTTCGCTCGGCTTCAATGCGAGATAAGCCGAGGCTACGCCCAACTTCTTGGCGATGTCCACCTTCCGCTTCGATTCTGTAATCCAGTCTTCCACAGGAATATCGGAAGGAATCTTGCGATCACCGCCGCCGACGCGTTCCGCATCCTCGCGCAACATGGCGAGGACGGGAATCTGCGTCGCCCTTTCCGGCAGCGGGCCGATGGCAAAGGCCATGTCCGGGCACAGCCGCACGGTGCAGTCGAAGTGCTTCTCGGAAAACTCCTTCGATTCTTCGTCGCGCACCAGCAGTACGAAATTCTTGTGGCGTCCGATGGCCTTTTTGGACTGCTCGATGCGCTCGGGCGAGCTGTAGTGGATCGACTGCGGGAACTGGATGATCTGCCGATCCGGGAAGCGTTCCATGATCATTTCACGGA from Rhizobium sp. NLR16a includes:
- a CDS encoding polysaccharide pyruvyl transferase family protein is translated as MTSQSRSELIAKLNGMIHDCLKDYVSRDEPLAILDFPDIRNCGDSAIWLGEMAYLRDRFGKRPDYVSRLHDFSADELKRRVPTGPIFIHGGGNFGDIWVAHQDFREMIMERFPDRQIIQFPQSIHYSSPERIEQSKKAIGRHKNFVLLVRDEESKEFSEKHFDCTVRLCPDMAFAIGPLPERATQIPVLAMLREDAERVGGGDRKIPSDIPVEDWITESKRKVDIAKKLGVASAYLALKPSEVALRRLDAAAHNRFERGISQISRARAIVTDRLHVHICSLLLGRPHAVLDNSYGKIRRFMNAFSGGTDLSYKATSLEDGIEWARQQAANGRVAEKEAVGLRA